A genomic stretch from Microbacterium proteolyticum includes:
- a CDS encoding ABC transporter ATP-binding protein — translation MTDTRSATLLSTTGRTPLLSVRDLSVTFPQREGGEVRAVRGISYDVHEGEFLGIVGESGSGKSVSSLAVMGLLPSNARVEGDILYDGRSLLSMNDAQLSKIRGAELAMVFQDPLSALTPVYTVGDQISEGLRLHDRALSAQAAHARSVELLKLVGIPDAERRARAYPHEFSGGMRQRAMIAMAIANDPRVIIADEPTTALDVTIQAQILEVLQKAREVTGAAVVLITHDLGVVAGHADRVGVMYAGTLVERGSVDEIFHDPHMPYTVGLLRSVPNMRTAGSHRLVPLEGRPPSLAALPTGCPFAARCPIAIDACREVEPELVAHGVMADHVAACIRADEIASGALARPEIFPRPEALGEVPPPRPDVTPAVEVADLTKHFPLMKGAVFPRRIGTVRAVDGISFSIQPGRTMGLVGESGCGKTTTILEIMEMIAPQGGSIRINGTDVASVSRKEKAALRRGIQIVFQDPMGAIDPRLPVGEVITEPLLVQGVPRAERDAKMTELLELVGLDPAMSDRYPHEFSGGQRQRIGIARALATDPAVVILDEPVSALDVSIQAGVINLLEDLKERLGLSFLFVAHDLAVVRQIADDVSVMYLGRIVEQGPVDAVFDDPRHPYTKALISAAPIPDPRIERGRTRILLDGDLPSPTQEISGCRFRTRCPLYRLLPDADRRRCDSDDPGLRPQAHSRVACHYAERSDLVFETATATSPRTSPTDGTTSPGALTDHQREE, via the coding sequence GTGACTGACACCCGATCCGCCACTCTGCTGTCGACGACCGGACGCACTCCGCTGCTCTCGGTGCGCGACCTCAGCGTCACCTTCCCGCAGCGCGAGGGCGGCGAGGTGCGCGCGGTGCGCGGCATCTCGTACGACGTGCACGAGGGGGAGTTCCTCGGCATCGTGGGCGAGTCCGGCTCGGGCAAGAGCGTGTCGTCTCTCGCCGTGATGGGTCTGCTGCCCTCGAACGCCCGCGTCGAGGGCGACATCCTTTACGACGGCCGGTCGCTGCTGTCGATGAACGACGCGCAGCTGTCGAAGATCCGCGGCGCGGAACTGGCCATGGTCTTCCAAGACCCCCTGTCGGCGCTGACCCCGGTCTACACCGTCGGCGATCAGATCTCCGAGGGGCTGCGCCTCCACGACCGCGCCCTGAGTGCGCAGGCCGCGCACGCGCGCAGCGTCGAGCTGCTCAAGCTCGTCGGGATCCCGGATGCCGAGCGGCGGGCGCGTGCGTATCCGCACGAGTTCTCGGGTGGGATGCGCCAGCGGGCCATGATCGCGATGGCGATCGCCAACGATCCGCGCGTGATCATCGCCGACGAGCCCACGACCGCCCTCGACGTGACGATCCAGGCGCAGATCCTCGAGGTGCTGCAGAAGGCGCGCGAGGTGACGGGAGCGGCCGTCGTGCTCATCACGCACGACCTCGGCGTCGTCGCCGGTCACGCCGACCGCGTCGGAGTCATGTACGCCGGCACGCTCGTCGAGCGGGGCTCGGTCGACGAGATCTTCCACGACCCCCACATGCCCTACACCGTGGGACTGCTGCGCTCGGTGCCGAACATGCGCACCGCGGGCTCGCACCGCCTCGTCCCTCTCGAGGGTCGGCCGCCGTCCCTGGCCGCCCTGCCGACGGGCTGCCCGTTCGCCGCGCGGTGCCCCATCGCGATCGACGCGTGCCGCGAGGTCGAGCCGGAGCTCGTGGCCCACGGGGTAATGGCCGACCACGTCGCCGCCTGCATCCGCGCCGACGAGATCGCCTCCGGGGCTCTCGCCCGGCCCGAGATCTTCCCCCGACCCGAGGCGCTCGGCGAGGTGCCGCCGCCGCGGCCCGACGTGACGCCCGCGGTCGAGGTCGCCGACCTCACCAAGCACTTCCCGCTCATGAAGGGCGCCGTCTTCCCGCGCCGGATCGGCACCGTCCGCGCTGTCGACGGCATCTCGTTCTCCATCCAGCCCGGGCGCACCATGGGCTTGGTGGGGGAGTCCGGCTGCGGCAAGACCACGACGATCCTCGAGATCATGGAGATGATCGCCCCTCAAGGCGGCTCGATCCGCATCAACGGCACCGACGTCGCGAGCGTCAGCCGGAAAGAGAAGGCCGCACTGCGGCGCGGCATCCAGATCGTGTTCCAAGACCCGATGGGCGCGATCGACCCGCGCCTTCCGGTGGGCGAGGTCATCACCGAGCCGCTTCTGGTGCAGGGGGTCCCGCGGGCCGAGCGCGACGCCAAGATGACGGAGCTGCTGGAACTCGTCGGCCTCGACCCGGCGATGTCCGACCGCTACCCGCACGAGTTCTCGGGCGGTCAGCGCCAGCGCATCGGCATCGCCCGAGCGCTGGCCACCGACCCCGCCGTCGTCATCCTCGACGAGCCGGTCTCGGCCCTCGACGTGTCCATCCAGGCCGGTGTCATCAACCTGCTCGAAGACCTCAAGGAACGTCTCGGGCTGTCGTTCCTCTTCGTCGCGCACGACCTCGCCGTCGTACGCCAGATCGCCGACGACGTCTCGGTCATGTACCTCGGACGCATCGTCGAGCAGGGGCCGGTCGACGCGGTGTTCGACGACCCCCGGCATCCGTACACCAAGGCGCTCATCTCGGCCGCGCCCATCCCCGACCCGCGCATCGAGCGGGGGCGCACCCGCATCCTGCTCGACGGCGACCTGCCGAGCCCCACGCAGGAGATCTCGGGATGCCGTTTCCGCACGCGGTGCCCGCTGTACCGCCTGCTGCCCGACGCCGACCGGCGCCGGTGCGACTCCGACGACCCGGGACTGCGCCCACAGGCGCACTCGCGGGTGGCGTGCCACTACGCCGAACGGTCCGACCTCGTCTTCGAGACGGCGACGGCCACATCCCCCCGAACGTCCCCGACCGACGGCACCACGTCGCCGGGGGCCCTCACCGATCACCAACGAGAGGAATGA
- a CDS encoding AzlD domain-containing protein, which translates to MTLWTAVLLASVVCVALKAVGYVLPARWLEAPRPARIADLLTVALLAALVVVQTLANGPAIVVDARLPAVAVAALLLRARAPFLVVVAAAALTAAFLRLWGWAA; encoded by the coding sequence GTGACCCTCTGGACCGCCGTGCTGCTGGCATCCGTCGTTTGCGTCGCCTTGAAAGCGGTGGGGTACGTGCTCCCGGCGCGGTGGCTCGAGGCGCCACGCCCCGCGCGGATCGCCGACCTGTTGACGGTGGCGCTGCTCGCGGCGCTGGTCGTGGTGCAGACGCTGGCGAATGGCCCCGCCATCGTGGTCGATGCGCGGCTGCCGGCGGTCGCGGTGGCGGCGCTGCTGCTGCGGGCCCGTGCGCCGTTCCTCGTGGTGGTCGCCGCCGCCGCGCTCACGGCCGCGTTCCTGCGGCTGTGGGGCTGGGCTGCCTGA
- the dapC gene encoding succinyldiaminopimelate transaminase, which produces MGVADLADYPWDAVAPYAERARRHPDGIVDLSIGSPVDPTPDVVARALADATDAHAYPQTAGTPALREAIADWYARRRGVPGLTAAHVLPTVGSKELVALLPLLLGLGPGDVVVHPRAAYPTYEVGARLVGAEPVASDDPADWPANTKLVWVNSPGNPDGRVLSVAGLTDAVTRARELGAVLASDECYAELGWDAPWDRERVPSVLDPAVVGDDLSGVLSVYSLSKQSNLAGYRAAFLAGDEALVARLLTGRKHLGLMPPAPVQRAMTVALGDDRHVAEQRERYARRRAVLKPAVEAAGFTVDRSEGGLYLWATEGRDAWESVGRLADLGILVGPGHFYGTHFPNHVRFSLTATDERIAAAAARLAR; this is translated from the coding sequence GTGGGCGTCGCCGACCTCGCCGACTACCCCTGGGATGCCGTCGCCCCCTACGCGGAGCGTGCTCGGCGTCATCCTGACGGCATCGTCGACCTGTCCATCGGCTCACCCGTGGACCCGACGCCCGACGTGGTCGCGCGGGCTCTCGCCGACGCAACCGACGCGCACGCCTATCCCCAGACCGCGGGAACCCCGGCGCTGCGCGAGGCGATCGCCGACTGGTACGCCCGCCGGCGGGGTGTTCCGGGTCTGACGGCGGCGCACGTGCTGCCCACCGTCGGGTCGAAGGAGCTCGTCGCGCTTCTGCCGCTGCTGCTCGGTCTCGGACCCGGCGACGTCGTCGTTCACCCGCGCGCCGCGTACCCCACCTACGAGGTCGGTGCCCGTCTCGTGGGCGCCGAGCCGGTGGCATCCGACGATCCGGCCGACTGGCCCGCGAACACGAAGCTCGTGTGGGTCAACTCGCCCGGCAACCCCGACGGTCGTGTGCTGTCGGTGGCGGGGCTGACGGATGCCGTCACCCGGGCGCGAGAGCTCGGAGCCGTCCTCGCCTCCGACGAGTGCTACGCCGAACTCGGATGGGACGCCCCCTGGGACCGCGAACGGGTGCCCAGCGTGCTCGACCCCGCGGTCGTCGGTGACGACCTGTCGGGCGTGCTGTCGGTGTACTCGCTCAGCAAGCAGTCGAACCTCGCCGGCTATCGAGCGGCATTCCTCGCCGGCGACGAGGCGCTCGTCGCGCGTCTGCTCACCGGGCGCAAGCACCTCGGTCTGATGCCGCCGGCACCCGTGCAGCGGGCCATGACCGTCGCGCTCGGCGACGACCGGCACGTCGCGGAGCAGCGGGAACGCTACGCCCGTCGGCGGGCTGTGCTGAAGCCCGCGGTCGAAGCGGCGGGTTTCACGGTCGACCGCAGCGAAGGCGGCCTGTACCTCTGGGCCACGGAGGGCCGCGACGCGTGGGAGAGCGTCGGACGCCTCGCCGATCTCGGCATCCTGGTCGGTCCGGGCCACTTCTACGGCACGCATTTCCCGAACCACGTGCGGTTCTCGCTGACGGCGACCGACGAGCGGATCGCCGCCGCGGCGGCGCGTCTCGCTCGCTGA
- a CDS encoding AzlC family ABC transporter permease, which translates to MRSFYRTPEGVATRQGLAVALATSAYGISFGALSVASGLDVWQTCVLSLLMFTGGSQFAFVGVIAAGGLAAAPAAIASSALLGVRNAAYAMRMAPVVAGGFWRKAAATQFTIDESVAVGLSQDTPRARQAGFWVTGVAIWVGWNLSTLVGALLGDVLGDPRAYGLDAAAAAAFLALLWPRLRGRQPVAVAVGAAVVAAVLTPLLMPGIPVIAAAVVAVAVGLFDPRRPTPAPSGTPEEKGMP; encoded by the coding sequence ATGCGTTCGTTCTACCGAACACCCGAGGGTGTCGCGACACGGCAGGGTCTCGCGGTCGCGCTCGCGACGAGCGCCTACGGCATCTCGTTCGGTGCGCTGTCGGTGGCGTCCGGTCTCGACGTCTGGCAGACCTGCGTCTTGAGCCTGCTCATGTTCACCGGCGGCTCGCAGTTCGCCTTCGTCGGAGTCATCGCCGCGGGCGGTCTTGCGGCGGCTCCGGCCGCGATCGCGTCGTCGGCCTTGCTGGGGGTGCGCAACGCCGCGTACGCGATGCGGATGGCGCCCGTCGTCGCGGGCGGCTTCTGGCGCAAGGCCGCGGCCACGCAATTCACCATCGACGAGTCCGTCGCCGTCGGCCTGTCCCAGGACACCCCGCGCGCGCGGCAGGCCGGGTTCTGGGTCACCGGAGTGGCGATCTGGGTCGGGTGGAATCTGTCGACGCTTGTCGGTGCGTTGCTGGGCGACGTGCTGGGTGATCCTCGTGCCTACGGCCTCGACGCCGCGGCGGCGGCCGCGTTCCTCGCTCTGTTGTGGCCGCGGCTGCGCGGGCGCCAGCCGGTCGCGGTCGCCGTCGGTGCGGCGGTCGTCGCGGCGGTGCTCACTCCGCTGCTGATGCCCGGCATCCCGGTCATCGCTGCGGCGGTCGTCGCGGTCGCCGTGGGGCTGTTCGACCCGCGGCGACCGACACCCGCGCCGTCCGGCACACCGGAAGAGAAGGGGATGCCGTGA
- the typA gene encoding translational GTPase TypA: MAHALRPDLRNVAIVAHVDHGKTTLVDAMLRQTGSFGDHAHVEERAMDSNDLEREKGITILAKNTAIEYNGAHTDVPVTINVIDTPGHADFGGEVERGLSMVDGVVLLVDASEGPLPQTRFVLRKALEAKLPVILLVNKTDRPDARIAEVEEEAHDLLLGLASDLVDDVPDLDVDALLDVPVVYASGRAGAASLNRPANGALPDNDDLEPLFGAILEHVPAPAYDDEAPLQAWVTNLDSSPFLGRLALLRVFNGTLKKGQTVAWVRSDGTTSNARVTELLKTRALERFPAEDAGPGDIVAIAGFPDITIGETIADPEDVRPLPAITVDDPAISMTIGTNTSPLMGKVKGHKLTARMVKDRLDRELIGNVSLKVVDIGRPDAWEVQGRGELALAILVENMRREGFELTVGKPQVVTKRGDDGKLKEPFEHLTIDAPEEHLGAITQLMAARKGRMDNMTNHGTGWVRMEFVVPSRGLIGFRSEFLTITRGTGIANAISHGYDDWAGSITTRQNGSIVADRMGVVTPFAMIALQERMSFFVQPTEEVYEGMVIGENSRADDMDVNITKEKKLTNMRSSTSDSFESMTPPRVLTLEESLEFARDDECVEVTPEKVRIRKVVLDATERGRAASRLKRQDANA; encoded by the coding sequence ATGGCGCACGCCCTTCGTCCTGACCTCCGCAACGTCGCGATCGTCGCGCACGTCGACCACGGCAAGACGACCCTCGTCGACGCCATGCTCCGCCAGACCGGCTCGTTCGGCGACCACGCGCACGTCGAAGAGCGCGCGATGGACTCCAACGACCTCGAGCGCGAGAAGGGCATCACGATCCTCGCCAAGAACACGGCGATCGAGTACAACGGTGCCCACACCGACGTGCCCGTCACGATCAACGTGATCGACACCCCCGGCCACGCCGACTTCGGTGGCGAGGTCGAGCGCGGTCTGTCGATGGTCGACGGCGTCGTGCTGCTGGTCGACGCGTCCGAGGGCCCGCTGCCCCAGACCCGCTTCGTGCTGCGCAAGGCCCTCGAGGCCAAGCTCCCCGTCATCCTGCTGGTCAACAAGACCGACCGCCCCGATGCGCGCATCGCCGAGGTCGAAGAAGAGGCGCACGACCTGCTCCTGGGCCTGGCATCCGACCTCGTCGACGACGTGCCCGACCTCGACGTCGACGCCCTGCTCGATGTGCCGGTCGTCTACGCCTCGGGCCGTGCGGGGGCGGCATCCCTTAACCGTCCCGCCAATGGCGCGCTGCCCGACAACGATGACCTCGAGCCGCTGTTCGGTGCGATCCTCGAGCACGTCCCCGCCCCCGCGTACGACGACGAGGCGCCGCTGCAGGCGTGGGTGACCAACCTCGACTCCTCGCCGTTCCTCGGCCGCCTCGCGCTGCTGCGCGTGTTCAACGGCACGCTGAAGAAGGGCCAGACCGTGGCCTGGGTGCGCTCCGACGGCACCACCAGCAACGCGCGTGTCACCGAGCTGCTGAAGACGCGGGCCCTCGAGCGCTTCCCCGCCGAAGACGCCGGCCCCGGCGACATCGTCGCGATCGCCGGTTTCCCCGACATCACGATCGGCGAGACCATCGCCGACCCCGAAGACGTGCGGCCCCTCCCGGCCATCACGGTCGACGACCCCGCCATCTCGATGACGATCGGCACGAACACCTCGCCCCTCATGGGCAAGGTCAAGGGCCACAAGCTCACCGCCCGCATGGTGAAGGACCGCCTCGACCGCGAGCTCATCGGTAACGTCTCGCTGAAGGTCGTCGACATCGGACGCCCGGATGCCTGGGAGGTCCAGGGCCGCGGCGAGCTCGCGCTCGCGATCCTCGTCGAGAACATGCGCCGCGAGGGCTTCGAGCTCACCGTCGGCAAGCCCCAGGTGGTCACCAAGCGCGGCGACGACGGCAAGCTCAAGGAGCCCTTCGAGCACCTGACGATCGACGCACCCGAGGAGCACCTCGGCGCGATCACGCAGCTCATGGCCGCTCGCAAGGGCCGCATGGACAACATGACCAACCACGGCACCGGCTGGGTGCGCATGGAGTTCGTCGTGCCCTCGCGCGGTCTCATCGGTTTCCGCAGCGAGTTCCTCACGATCACGCGCGGCACCGGCATCGCGAACGCGATCTCGCACGGCTACGACGACTGGGCCGGCTCCATCACGACCCGTCAGAACGGCTCGATCGTCGCCGACCGCATGGGCGTCGTCACCCCGTTCGCCATGATCGCCCTGCAGGAGCGCATGAGCTTCTTCGTCCAGCCCACCGAAGAGGTCTACGAGGGCATGGTCATCGGCGAGAACTCGCGCGCCGACGACATGGACGTCAACATCACCAAGGAGAAGAAGCTGACGAACATGCGTTCGTCGACCTCCGACTCCTTCGAGTCGATGACGCCCCCGCGCGTGCTCACGCTGGAGGAGTCGCTCGAGTTCGCCCGCGACGACGAATGCGTCGAGGTCACGCCCGAGAAGGTGCGCATCCGCAAGGTCGTGCTCGACGCGACCGAGCGCGGCCGTGCCGCCTCGCGCCTGAAGCGTCAGGATGCCAACGCGTAA
- a CDS encoding ABC transporter family substrate-binding protein yields MIRKAKGLSALALLGAAALAIAGCAPGNTAAPSANPEDQNSLPSTAWQRADAADVQDGGSLVLAVDSLPVNWNNFHIDGNEANTNDIVAAMQGGPIKIDESGKPVVDENYASSVELTNESPQTVEITLNPDAKWEDGTPITVADYQATWKANNGTNPDYVVISTTGWDQIASVEQGENEFDVIMTFSSVYADWQGLLSQVLPASVGNDPTTFNTAYLTTALPSSGPFKLASLDSTAGIATLDRNPNWWGATPKLETVVFRAVSQDQQGTSFSNGEIDALNISANADLYQTAQNVAGAQIQASNGLTWTHITMRASDGPLADVNVRKAVASLVNREQIANTANSPVGVPAITQGSYVFMPGQDGYTDEALPYDVDAGAQYLEDAGYTKDGDSWVKDGTPLTLTVTVPADTATNVQRAEQIQADLGEAGIPVELTAVPVGGYFSEYVIPGDFEMVTFSWRGTPYPISSSESLFSPVDSAQNYTGITDDRLAGLWEEANTELDPAARLETAEEIDKVLWEYVPIIPIAPLPEVYAVSEGLVNWGARQFETIDWTIVGFANA; encoded by the coding sequence ATGATCCGCAAAGCGAAAGGCCTCAGCGCGCTCGCGCTGCTGGGTGCCGCCGCCCTGGCGATCGCCGGGTGCGCACCGGGCAACACCGCAGCTCCCTCGGCCAATCCCGAAGACCAGAACTCGCTGCCCTCGACCGCGTGGCAGCGCGCCGACGCAGCCGACGTGCAGGACGGTGGCAGCCTGGTGCTCGCCGTCGACTCCCTCCCGGTCAACTGGAACAACTTCCACATCGACGGCAACGAGGCCAACACCAACGACATCGTCGCGGCGATGCAGGGTGGGCCCATCAAGATCGACGAGTCGGGCAAGCCCGTCGTCGACGAGAACTACGCCTCCTCGGTCGAGCTGACCAACGAGAGCCCCCAGACCGTCGAGATCACACTGAACCCGGATGCCAAGTGGGAGGACGGCACGCCCATCACGGTGGCCGACTACCAGGCGACCTGGAAGGCAAACAACGGCACCAACCCCGACTACGTCGTCATCTCGACCACGGGCTGGGACCAGATCGCCTCCGTGGAGCAGGGTGAGAACGAGTTCGACGTCATCATGACCTTCTCGTCGGTGTACGCCGACTGGCAGGGCCTGCTCAGCCAGGTGCTGCCCGCCAGCGTGGGCAACGACCCGACGACCTTCAACACGGCATATCTGACGACGGCACTGCCCTCGTCCGGGCCGTTCAAGCTCGCCTCGCTCGACAGCACCGCGGGCATCGCCACGCTCGATCGCAACCCGAACTGGTGGGGTGCGACCCCCAAGCTCGAGACCGTCGTCTTCCGCGCGGTGAGCCAGGACCAGCAGGGCACGTCGTTCAGCAACGGCGAGATCGACGCTCTGAACATCTCGGCCAACGCCGATCTGTACCAGACGGCGCAGAACGTCGCGGGCGCGCAGATCCAGGCGTCCAACGGTCTGACCTGGACGCACATCACCATGCGCGCCTCGGACGGCCCGCTCGCCGACGTCAACGTGCGCAAGGCCGTGGCATCCCTCGTCAACCGCGAGCAGATCGCCAACACGGCGAACTCGCCCGTGGGCGTGCCCGCCATCACGCAGGGTAGCTACGTCTTCATGCCCGGTCAGGACGGCTACACCGACGAGGCGCTGCCCTACGACGTCGACGCGGGGGCGCAGTACCTCGAGGACGCCGGCTACACCAAGGACGGCGACTCCTGGGTGAAGGACGGAACGCCGCTGACGCTGACCGTGACCGTCCCCGCCGACACCGCGACGAACGTCCAGCGTGCGGAGCAGATCCAGGCCGACCTCGGCGAGGCGGGCATTCCCGTCGAGCTGACCGCCGTTCCCGTGGGCGGATACTTCAGCGAGTACGTCATCCCCGGCGACTTCGAGATGGTGACCTTCTCGTGGCGCGGCACGCCCTACCCGATCTCGTCGAGCGAGTCGCTGTTCTCGCCCGTCGACTCGGCGCAGAACTACACCGGCATCACCGACGACCGCCTCGCCGGTCTCTGGGAGGAGGCCAACACCGAGCTCGACCCCGCTGCGCGTCTTGAGACCGCGGAGGAGATCGACAAGGTGCTGTGGGAGTACGTGCCGATCATCCCGATCGCACCCCTGCCCGAGGTCTACGCCGTGTCCGAGGGTCTGGTGAACTGGGGCGCGCGTCAGTTCGAGACCATCGACTGGACGATCGTGGGCTTCGCGAACGCGTAA
- a CDS encoding helix-turn-helix domain-containing protein: MTDLGDRIATTLRRERERRDLSVSELARRAGVAKATVSQLENGGGNPSVETLWALASALDIPFAVLVDEGVRSPTLIRAGEAATAVPSSASAYLAVLLSASPPHARRDIYLLSAEPGSPRQSDPHPRGTVEHLVMVTGRGRVGPADDPYELSPGDYLSYPGDAPHVFEALTPGMSAVCVVESH; encoded by the coding sequence ATGACGGATCTCGGCGACCGCATCGCGACGACCCTTCGACGCGAGCGCGAGCGACGCGACCTCAGCGTCTCCGAGTTGGCGCGACGGGCCGGTGTCGCCAAAGCGACGGTCTCGCAGCTCGAGAACGGCGGGGGGAACCCTTCCGTCGAGACACTGTGGGCCCTGGCATCCGCCCTCGACATCCCGTTCGCGGTGCTCGTCGACGAGGGGGTCCGCTCCCCCACCCTGATCCGCGCGGGCGAGGCCGCCACGGCGGTGCCGTCATCGGCATCCGCCTATCTCGCCGTGCTGCTGTCCGCGAGCCCGCCGCACGCGCGCCGGGACATCTACCTGCTGTCCGCCGAGCCCGGGTCGCCGCGCCAGTCCGACCCTCACCCCCGGGGCACGGTCGAACACCTGGTGATGGTGACCGGTCGTGGCCGGGTCGGGCCGGCCGACGACCCGTACGAGCTCTCCCCCGGCGATTACCTCTCGTATCCCGGCGACGCGCCGCACGTCTTCGAGGCCCTCACCCCCGGCATGAGCGCCGTATGCGTGGTCGAGTCGCACTGA
- a CDS encoding DUF6113 family protein, which produces MTSTIVRIAGWAVALVIGAFYGTAGTVGQAFLLGPIPVGLVVATIGSAALLIALRTLTGDRTNALAGGLGITLATFMFSQVGPGGSAIVAAPTAGTEWVPLVWTVVGPALMVLVALWPDFSTPRRASRPAGS; this is translated from the coding sequence GTGACTTCCACGATCGTTCGCATCGCCGGGTGGGCCGTTGCGCTCGTGATCGGAGCGTTCTACGGCACCGCCGGGACGGTCGGCCAGGCGTTCCTGCTGGGCCCGATCCCGGTGGGTCTGGTCGTCGCCACGATCGGAAGCGCCGCGCTGCTGATCGCCCTGCGCACCCTCACAGGCGATCGGACGAACGCCCTCGCCGGGGGCCTGGGGATCACGCTGGCTACGTTCATGTTCTCCCAGGTCGGACCGGGCGGGTCGGCGATCGTCGCCGCGCCCACGGCGGGAACGGAATGGGTGCCGTTGGTGTGGACGGTGGTGGGGCCGGCGCTGATGGTGCTCGTCGCGCTGTGGCCCGACTTCTCCACCCCGCGCCGCGCCTCGCGTCCCGCCGGATCGTAA
- a CDS encoding ABC transporter permease, with the protein MTMQEEALDGTLVATSPVTRERKPLSRGALVRARLKKMPRFWVGAGILVFIVLWAFIGPLLYPYDATQRDFLNVGLGPTQLHWFGTNGIGQDIYAQTLVGLQKSLIIGALAGVGATLIAAAVGSLAGYVGGKVDAVIGWVIHLLLVIPSFFILVLLSPLTRGLSWLALTFFLAVFSWMILAQVVRNQTRSLRNRDFVRAARYMGMPTRKILAKHIIPNIASLLIIDATLGIVAAIMAETSLSYFGFGVQAPDVSLGTLLSAGTSAAVTRPWLFVYPAGVLIVLLLAISLIGDALRDAIDPTSGANRD; encoded by the coding sequence ATGACAATGCAAGAAGAGGCTCTCGACGGCACGCTCGTCGCGACCAGCCCCGTCACCCGCGAACGCAAGCCGCTGTCGCGCGGAGCACTCGTCCGCGCGCGCCTCAAGAAGATGCCGCGCTTCTGGGTGGGCGCCGGCATCCTGGTCTTCATCGTGCTGTGGGCGTTCATCGGTCCGCTGCTCTATCCCTACGACGCCACGCAGCGAGACTTCCTCAACGTCGGCCTCGGGCCGACGCAGCTGCACTGGTTCGGCACCAACGGCATTGGGCAGGACATCTACGCCCAGACCCTTGTCGGCCTGCAGAAGTCCCTCATCATCGGTGCCCTCGCCGGTGTCGGAGCCACCCTCATCGCGGCCGCCGTCGGGTCTCTCGCCGGTTATGTCGGCGGCAAGGTCGACGCCGTCATCGGGTGGGTCATCCACCTGCTGCTCGTCATCCCCTCGTTCTTCATCCTCGTGCTGCTGAGCCCGCTGACGCGCGGCCTGTCGTGGCTCGCGTTGACGTTCTTCCTGGCGGTGTTCAGCTGGATGATCCTGGCGCAGGTCGTGCGCAATCAGACGCGCTCCCTCCGCAACCGCGACTTCGTGCGCGCCGCGCGGTACATGGGGATGCCGACCCGCAAGATCCTGGCGAAGCACATCATCCCGAACATCGCGTCGCTGCTGATCATCGACGCGACCCTCGGCATCGTCGCAGCGATCATGGCCGAGACCTCACTCAGCTACTTCGGCTTCGGCGTGCAGGCGCCCGATGTGTCGCTGGGCACGCTGCTCTCGGCGGGCACGTCGGCCGCCGTCACCCGCCCGTGGCTGTTCGTGTACCCCGCCGGGGTGCTGATCGTGCTGCTCCTGGCCATCAGCCTCATCGGCGACGCCCTGCGCGACGCCATCGACCCCACCTCGGGAGCGAACCGTGACTGA
- the fdxA gene encoding ferredoxin yields MTYVIALPCVDVKDRACIDECPVDCIYEGERSLYIHPDECVDCGACEPVCPVEAIYYEDDLPEEWSDYYKANVEFFDDIGSPGGAAKVGVIAKDHPVIAELPPQSH; encoded by the coding sequence GTGACTTACGTGATCGCCCTCCCGTGTGTCGATGTGAAGGACCGCGCCTGCATCGACGAGTGCCCCGTCGACTGCATCTACGAGGGCGAACGCTCGCTCTACATCCACCCCGACGAATGCGTCGACTGCGGTGCGTGCGAACCGGTCTGCCCCGTCGAGGCGATCTACTACGAAGACGACCTGCCCGAGGAGTGGTCCGACTACTACAAGGCGAACGTCGAGTTCTTCGACGACATCGGCTCTCCCGGTGGCGCCGCCAAGGTCGGCGTGATCGCCAAGGATCACCCGGTCATCGCAGAGCTTCCCCCGCAGAGCCACTGA